The following is a genomic window from Spirochaeta cellobiosiphila DSM 17781.
TCGAAATTCTTTTTGGCCATAAAACCCCTCCAATGGCTAATTAATAGATATCTCCTAGAAAAAAGCGGCTTTTTTGAATTTTGAGGTCTACATGAATCAATTCATGTTCATAACTGTTTTTACTGAACTTGATGATAGGACAGGTTTCCTGTACTGAGGAGTAGATAATGATATAGTTTTTAGCCCCCATAATATTGAACCAAACCGATTCATCTCCACCCAGGTTATACAGAGGATTGTGACCCACAATAAAATAAATATCCGGATCGACTCCCAATAACTCCTTAGTTTTATTAATATCATCTTCTGTATATTCTTTGTTGTTAGCTAAGGATCCAATGGTGTTAATACGGTTCCACATGAGCTGAAAGGCATCAGTTTCATAACGGCGGATTTCAATAAGATGATCTCTTGTACATCCTCCTCTGACGGGACCGGCATGCACACAAAGAAAAGCATCTGCCATGATAAAAAGGGGCAGGGTATTGAACAGCTCCTCCACCTTATTCCTGTACTCCTCACCTCTGTGTGCGACCAAAAATTCATCAAAATACTTAGCCTGTTTGATCCCGCTTTTAACAAGTAAGTGGTTAAAAGTATCATGGTTGCCTTGAAGGAATATAAAATTCTGGGGCCAACGGACCATACATTCTAGAACTAATTCTAATAATTCCAGGCTTGGTTCCATCTCTGTTAGATATCCTGTACGGTCATCATGAATA
Proteins encoded in this region:
- a CDS encoding metallophosphoesterase yields the protein MSESLPKRGSMAMLDKVLELRKALPAKVRPRTAENKPGALIDFRGIAKEYFIVGDLHANLHNFKCILETDDIENKLDQDKAILILVGDVIHDDRTGYLTEMEPSLELLELVLECMVRWPQNFIFLQGNHDTFNHLLVKSGIKQAKYFDEFLVAHRGEEYRNKVEELFNTLPLFIMADAFLCVHAGPVRGGCTRDHLIEIRRYETDAFQLMWNRINTIGSLANNKEYTEDDINKTKELLGVDPDIYFIVGHNPLYNLGGDESVWFNIMGAKNYIIIYSSVQETCPIIKFSKNSYEHELIHVDLKIQKSRFFLGDIY